One genomic segment of Pseudomonas fortuita includes these proteins:
- a CDS encoding MFS transporter produces MVAMTGELARERNDSHINELLLYRRVAWRIMPLAIICFLFSYFDRINISFAKAQMQQELGLSDAAYGLAASMFFVGYVLFEVPSSLGLKRYGAPAWICRIMVSWGLATAALVFAYTQYTLYFLRFLIGVMEAGFGPAILFYLACWFPRKHLAKMNGLWFLAVPLAGAVGGPAAGFLLGTMDGVLGLAGWHWLFLMSGLPCVLLGLLVLWKLDRDIEAAKWLSREEKDLLAENLAQDKRAAKPILGSIWRVLLTREVAIMAFIYYVIKTASYGLNFWMPHLIKSSGVQDMLWVGVLSALPYAVACMGMVLLTRRSDRTGERKRYLVYCLLAAAIGYLLACLYADSSLAMMAALVLATAGTFIAIPIFWTIPQSTFSGLAIATGTAAINSVGQLSGIVAPVMVGKINDLTGSNSMGMLSIAPLILIACLVVMRYVRNPRT; encoded by the coding sequence ATGGTTGCCATGACCGGCGAACTGGCGCGCGAGCGCAACGACAGTCACATCAATGAACTGCTGCTGTACCGCCGTGTGGCCTGGCGCATCATGCCGCTGGCCATCATCTGCTTCCTGTTCTCGTACTTCGACCGCATCAACATCAGTTTCGCCAAGGCCCAGATGCAGCAAGAGCTGGGCCTCAGCGATGCCGCCTATGGCCTGGCCGCTAGCATGTTCTTCGTCGGCTATGTGCTGTTCGAAGTGCCCAGCAGTCTTGGCCTTAAGCGCTACGGGGCACCGGCGTGGATCTGCCGGATCATGGTGTCGTGGGGCCTGGCAACGGCGGCGCTGGTGTTTGCCTATACCCAGTACACTTTGTATTTCCTGCGCTTTCTGATCGGCGTGATGGAGGCCGGTTTCGGCCCGGCGATCCTGTTCTACCTGGCATGCTGGTTCCCCCGCAAGCACCTGGCGAAGATGAATGGCCTGTGGTTTTTGGCGGTGCCGCTGGCCGGTGCGGTGGGCGGCCCGGCGGCGGGCTTTTTGCTGGGGACCATGGACGGCGTGCTGGGGCTCGCGGGATGGCACTGGTTGTTCCTGATGTCCGGGCTGCCGTGTGTGCTGCTGGGCCTGCTGGTGCTGTGGAAGCTGGACCGTGACATTGAGGCAGCGAAATGGCTGAGCCGCGAGGAGAAGGACCTGCTGGCGGAGAACCTGGCCCAGGACAAACGCGCCGCAAAACCCATCCTCGGCTCGATCTGGCGAGTATTGCTGACCCGCGAAGTGGCGATCATGGCGTTCATCTATTACGTGATCAAAACTGCGTCCTATGGCCTTAACTTCTGGATGCCGCACCTGATCAAGTCGTCAGGTGTGCAGGACATGCTGTGGGTCGGTGTGCTGTCGGCATTGCCTTACGCGGTGGCCTGCATGGGCATGGTGTTGCTGACCCGTCGCTCTGACCGTACCGGCGAGCGCAAGCGCTACCTGGTGTACTGCCTGCTGGCGGCAGCTATCGGTTACTTGCTGGCGTGCCTGTACGCCGACTCGTCGCTGGCGATGATGGCCGCGCTGGTGCTGGCCACCGCGGGTACCTTCATCGCCATCCCGATCTTCTGGACCATCCCCCAATCGACCTTCTCGGGCTTGGCAATTGCCACCGGCACTGCTGCAATCAACTCGGTCGGGCAGCTAAGCGGCATCGTCGCACCGGTGATGGTGGGCAAGATCAATGATCTCACTGGTAGCAACTCCATGGGCATGTTGTCCATCGCCCCGCTGATCCTGATCGCCTGCCTGGTGGTAATGCGCTACGTGCGCAACCCCCGAACCTGA
- a CDS encoding DUF6708 domain-containing protein, with product MYLIEWGFWQMATESEAARKAYEAELTPNEKRQDLYEGELDEEMHFQPVSENPRARGPVFAFNDIFLDIRCGGSEEKRGLITLATLGAIAPAVAVGLYITTGFIWMDITDPEGRSVITILTTLIMLSVTSTLVYLYSKYGIHLTRLEMLTSRHLLIRFNRATQQVHLHRPKYCGGIVTFPWKTTGSTAIDPEDDSLSLGMRLGLVWHPSRTGLPHMEMALLGKQGQGGSELRDEWEFIRRYMEEGPHAVPRPRLSTQLPSPIQAFSAQFEGLGRFFRKSSWLFKVILLFVWPAFVIVGTGHWLSLLLCWRPRWPKVIREAGLPGKPVPPVTTLSDYPPAIQERLLANAYRWQLKPGKRPEKKPRKPRKSKAGEKPANPTE from the coding sequence ATGTATCTGATCGAATGGGGTTTTTGGCAAATGGCTACTGAATCCGAAGCTGCGCGAAAAGCATATGAAGCAGAACTGACACCGAATGAGAAGCGTCAAGATTTGTATGAGGGCGAGCTGGATGAAGAAATGCACTTTCAGCCCGTTAGTGAAAACCCACGCGCAAGAGGCCCTGTATTCGCTTTTAACGACATCTTCTTAGACATTCGCTGTGGTGGCTCAGAAGAAAAGCGCGGCCTTATTACGCTCGCAACGCTCGGAGCCATCGCCCCGGCCGTTGCTGTGGGACTTTACATCACCACCGGGTTTATTTGGATGGACATCACAGACCCTGAGGGTCGCTCTGTAATCACTATTCTTACAACGCTTATAATGCTCTCAGTCACCTCGACCTTAGTGTATCTTTATTCAAAGTATGGAATTCACTTAACCCGACTAGAAATGCTGACTAGCCGTCACCTACTCATTCGCTTCAATCGAGCAACCCAACAAGTTCACCTACATCGACCGAAATACTGCGGCGGCATCGTCACTTTCCCCTGGAAAACAACCGGAAGCACAGCCATCGACCCAGAAGATGACTCACTCAGCTTGGGCATGCGACTAGGGCTAGTCTGGCACCCCAGCCGCACCGGCCTTCCCCACATGGAAATGGCCCTACTCGGCAAGCAAGGCCAAGGCGGCAGCGAACTGCGTGACGAGTGGGAATTCATCCGCCGCTACATGGAAGAAGGCCCACACGCCGTCCCCCGCCCCCGCCTGAGCACACAACTCCCCTCACCCATCCAGGCATTCAGCGCCCAGTTCGAGGGGCTCGGGCGTTTCTTCCGCAAAAGCAGCTGGTTGTTCAAAGTTATCCTGCTGTTCGTGTGGCCCGCTTTCGTCATCGTTGGCACCGGCCACTGGCTCAGCCTGCTGCTGTGCTGGCGACCGCGCTGGCCGAAAGTAATCCGCGAGGCCGGCTTGCCCGGCAAGCCCGTACCACCCGTGACCACCCTGAGCGACTACCCACCCGCAATCCAGGAGCGCCTGCTCGCCAATGCCTACCGCTGGCAGCTCAAACCCGGCAAACGGCCTGAGAAAAAGCCACGTAAACCACGCAAGTCCAAAGCGGGAGAGAAACCGGCCAACCCCACAGAGTGA
- a CDS encoding T6SS effector BTH_I2691 family protein — protein MDSLSETLELCRRITTGYRPALRNSPVANCTRRFELLPLRYAAIGGNPAQRARLPKLPGYLSPFQDVGELTHSSYAIRPLREGFLYLLIKRHSAPVYEWHSQYRVAPNGSLLYISADSPWEPAPLTGNLDDIIRSFGWTITLYDLDDIQELRPLFSPSPLTPRMLDNYRLLDDEYRSSLPAIDIARFIQPSDAPPQPHVLKHDQLNWVADFKAQHDTDLQALLDLQPFNNDQIVSPHASRQALAPLMNQSKPRGAAIVIEDALGITQELNAWRNAAVEDVKTKWLERTVEPGVDNERKLLVAQSFLEIEKLYPQMMAEQIVKREVMAENIRNQPYVHAEIYAFSERARQQADAHDERMKPHLAQFERDVRAKVQARQEAGEFSKKFDQKYGHLVDRQAMHDQLEAFEQAMQQAQQAAEDRAKDHARWVVSERLLQALDRYDNADLINGLAFAEQTGQCVIGMELSEWGTKVLDHWWRSDVADRGNLAIRGISYNQDDLREVLAALLETAKAEPPAESNFTLAEGLAKRAHAAANAFARINTLYEELQKRNSSVSIGLYGWYVALGRQVLRTGAPSSPDRAMHHGLRLALFASVHETAVEIRVSEAARSGQPINPQRTGGQIARYLDQAWAEGLMQADNKQSDFYKVRAAGLICLIEGMLMAFKARELPDSDARVKTELLAAAMTTAAAGFEIGASYVDQVVTRYGANSVTGKGAAATLGRLKLWGAGLAGIGGSLLAWWDFTDSVEHFKSSQSGATKQAQKNSRLLAATYFVRGMATITLSLAELGTAVAIAKPLFEYLSHNAKTKLARMVSTSLRELAKKLGTQAARLLLARLILGAFWIGLVLTVIIYIFEDDALEKWCKRSSFRLAKNLKPFEEQEELKTLHTAFSEVL, from the coding sequence ATGGACTCTCTGAGCGAAACCCTCGAGCTGTGCAGGCGTATCACCACCGGCTACCGCCCCGCCCTGCGCAACAGCCCGGTCGCCAACTGCACCCGCCGCTTCGAACTGTTACCCCTGCGCTACGCCGCCATCGGCGGCAACCCGGCACAACGTGCCCGCCTGCCGAAACTACCGGGCTATCTCAGCCCCTTTCAGGACGTCGGCGAGTTGACCCACTCCAGCTACGCCATCCGCCCCCTGCGCGAGGGCTTTCTCTACCTGCTGATCAAACGCCACAGCGCCCCTGTCTACGAGTGGCACAGCCAGTACCGCGTCGCGCCAAATGGCTCACTGCTGTACATCAGCGCCGACTCACCGTGGGAGCCCGCCCCCCTCACTGGCAATCTGGATGACATCATCCGCAGCTTCGGCTGGACCATCACCCTGTACGACCTCGACGACATCCAGGAGCTGCGCCCATTGTTCAGCCCCTCCCCGCTGACCCCGCGCATGCTCGACAATTACCGCCTGCTTGACGACGAATACCGCAGCAGCCTGCCTGCGATCGATATCGCCCGTTTCATCCAGCCCTCCGACGCCCCACCCCAGCCCCACGTGCTCAAGCATGACCAGCTGAATTGGGTGGCTGACTTCAAGGCACAGCACGATACAGACCTGCAGGCGCTGCTGGACCTGCAGCCGTTCAACAATGACCAGATCGTCTCGCCGCACGCCTCACGGCAAGCGCTGGCGCCGCTAATGAACCAGAGCAAACCCCGGGGCGCCGCCATCGTCATCGAAGACGCCCTCGGCATTACCCAGGAGCTCAACGCCTGGCGCAACGCCGCTGTCGAGGATGTGAAGACCAAGTGGCTGGAACGCACCGTGGAACCCGGCGTGGACAACGAGCGCAAGCTGCTGGTCGCGCAGTCGTTCCTGGAGATCGAAAAGCTCTACCCGCAGATGATGGCCGAGCAGATCGTCAAGCGCGAAGTCATGGCTGAAAACATACGCAACCAACCCTACGTGCACGCGGAGATCTACGCGTTTTCCGAACGGGCCAGGCAGCAGGCCGATGCCCATGATGAACGCATGAAGCCTCACCTGGCGCAGTTCGAGCGCGACGTCCGTGCCAAGGTCCAGGCCCGTCAGGAGGCTGGCGAGTTCAGCAAGAAGTTCGACCAGAAATACGGCCACCTGGTCGACCGTCAGGCCATGCACGATCAGCTCGAAGCCTTTGAGCAGGCCATGCAACAAGCCCAGCAAGCGGCAGAAGACCGCGCCAAGGACCATGCCCGCTGGGTAGTCAGCGAACGTTTGCTGCAAGCGCTGGACCGTTACGATAACGCCGACCTGATCAACGGCCTGGCCTTTGCCGAGCAGACCGGCCAGTGCGTGATCGGCATGGAGTTGAGTGAATGGGGCACCAAGGTGCTGGACCACTGGTGGCGCAGCGACGTGGCCGACCGGGGCAACCTGGCGATACGCGGCATCAGCTATAACCAGGACGACCTCCGAGAGGTGCTTGCGGCGCTGCTGGAAACAGCCAAGGCCGAACCACCCGCAGAATCCAACTTCACGCTGGCCGAAGGCCTTGCCAAACGCGCCCATGCCGCAGCGAATGCCTTTGCACGCATCAACACGCTGTATGAAGAACTGCAGAAGCGGAACAGCAGCGTCAGCATCGGCCTGTATGGATGGTACGTCGCGCTGGGGCGACAGGTACTGAGAACCGGGGCACCGAGCAGCCCAGACCGAGCGATGCACCATGGCCTGCGCCTGGCGTTGTTTGCTTCGGTACATGAAACGGCTGTCGAAATACGCGTGAGTGAAGCTGCACGAAGTGGGCAGCCAATCAATCCGCAACGCACCGGTGGCCAGATTGCACGGTACTTGGATCAAGCCTGGGCCGAAGGGCTAATGCAGGCTGATAACAAGCAAAGTGATTTCTATAAAGTTCGTGCTGCGGGCCTGATATGCCTCATCGAAGGCATGCTGATGGCCTTCAAAGCCCGCGAGCTGCCTGACAGTGATGCGCGGGTGAAGACCGAACTCTTGGCGGCCGCGATGACCACGGCTGCTGCGGGTTTTGAAATTGGGGCCAGCTATGTAGACCAAGTGGTCACCCGATACGGCGCTAACAGTGTGACTGGGAAAGGGGCGGCCGCAACATTGGGAAGGTTGAAGCTATGGGGGGCGGGATTGGCTGGTATCGGAGGTTCACTACTGGCGTGGTGGGATTTCACAGATTCGGTTGAGCACTTCAAAAGCAGCCAGAGTGGCGCTACCAAGCAGGCTCAAAAAAACTCTAGACTCTTGGCTGCTACGTATTTTGTAAGAGGAATGGCGACAATAACCCTTTCGCTAGCAGAGTTAGGAACAGCAGTCGCGATTGCAAAGCCTCTCTTCGAATACCTTTCTCATAATGCCAAAACCAAGCTGGCTAGGATGGTATCCACGTCCTTGAGAGAGCTTGCAAAAAAGCTCGGAACGCAAGCCGCTCGGCTATTACTTGCCCGCCTCATTCTTGGCGCTTTCTGGATCGGCCTGGTCCTGACAGTGATAATTTACATATTTGAAGACGACGCTTTGGAAAAGTGGTGCAAACGCAGCAGTTTCCGCCTTGCAAAGAACTTAAAACCGTTTGAAGAACAGGAAGAACTAAAGACCCTGCACACCGCATTCAGCGAGGTATTGTGA